tcgattcccactGAGGgcgctatttttttttacttttgatgataataattatactgttctttgtgtgtcgtgacatcgaaaagaaaaaaaaaagtatgtgttcatgctttgttcactatcctgtatatcttttatgcACATAAAAACATAACTAGGAAAATACATTTGCATTCATGAGTTGGCTCTGAGAGCCTTTGATTCtatatgatatctatgactgcacacaCCCCTTAGCAAATCCTGAATTCGCACCATGGCtatatttttattagagaATACAATTGATAGTAAATTGCACAAATTCACCAAgttcctgaaaaaaatatgcccaaAGAGGTCAGATTGTGTCTTATATTGTAAATACAAAATGTCTAATCAGATGCTCTTTCCTAGGAAACAATGGCTAAAGCACACTGGAAGCAAACGCTCTCGTATCGACAGATGTGAGTTcaagaatgaaaacaaaatcacAAGCTTGACTTTTGCATCATTTGATATTGTCAAATAGACAAAATGAAAATTGTAAATATTATTGTCTGTAAATAGTCTATTCTTTGATATTCATATTGacatagtaaaaaaaatgtctttggGTCAAGTGTGTGTATttagaaacattttttgtcAAAAGATCAAGTACAGTACAGGAGAAGGGTATTACAGTAGCAAACAATGGAAAAGTAATTTGTCAAGAATAACAACTTTCAAGAAAACTCTTTTATAAGCCTTTTATAAACTTTTAAAAGCTTGTCTGCAAAGAAGGttgtttttcaaaaaaaggaagaaggcatgaaaatgaataaaaataattacaaaagTACAAGTTCAAAAATGAAGCACACAATCCCATCTTCACAGGTATTCTTTGATGAAGTCTCTGGCTTTTTCTATATCCTTGTCCACTTCCTCTTTCTCTTTCTTGGAAAAAGATGGCAAAGAACTAAAATAAAGGAAAGAAATTAAAAGTTAGTATAGCAGCATTTTACTATTTTCCCTTGCAAAAAATTTGTTAAATACTCCAATAAATATTTGTTCATCAAACAGCAGTAACCAACAAATAGAGTGGATTCAATTAATCCGTGAATCAGTTAGTGGCATACTACACATTTACATATAGTAATACtagtaaaatattttgttctcttttgttttgttttgtatatcATGCACCAGCTAATAGTTAGTATTTCACAGATTAATTAAAACCACTCTAAAGTTAAATGACATTTTTCAAATGTTAGAATTTCCTTGTAGGTGTTTTACCTGTATATTGCAGAGCTAACAACATCTACAATACCACCTAGGGGTGAAAAATTAGAAACAACACATAAGAAAAAGTCATGTGAGAagtcatgtgactttttgtttcaagtcaaaataaatacagaaaaaGCTTCACCCATCACACCAGAGAGCACCAAAAAatagaaactttcaataaaaataataaagaaactGAAAAGAAGCTGTTTTGTAagtgctgaataagttgctttttgctgttttatttTGCCACTAGAAATCATATTTTCTCTGCTGGAAATATGAGTTGAAAAATCTTTCTAACACATGAGTTTCATCAGCCACATGTGGGTATagaatttatatgttttttttttcagtttgagGTTTAGTGAGCTTCATAAACTTGACATTTCCTATTGCTTCCACTTTGTctttatagattgtaaacGTCATTATGCTAAAATGTACACTCAATCGTAATGAACAAAACTACTGCATGGATTTTGGTGTGGACCCGAGGAGCATGGGCTAACTAAGTGTGAATAAAATTAAATCCTCCAGAATCCATGAAAAATCCACTTCCAAGTGTGGAATGTTATAAACATTCTGTTCTCTTAAAGGTTATGCTTTTAGAATTAGGGCCACAAGTTGATATTTGGGTTACCATATATAAAGCCACatctttggtaaaaaaaaaaaaaaaaaaaaaaaaaaacagatatttttttaaatcctaCCTGGTTTGCAGGCAACATCACAGACAGAGCACAGGGAGCAGTACttgcaatactaaaaaaagAGTCATCCTTTATAAGTCTGTTTACTGTGTATGCGTCAATAGAGCATGGCCAACTTTATTCTAATACCTACTGCTATGCTGGGTTATAATGGGCCTCGGAAAAGAGACATGTTACTGTGTATGCCTCAACAACTAAGAGAACACAACAAACATTATTCTACTGTAATACCTACTGCAATATGCTGAGTTACATAGTATGGGCATCGGATGATCATTTTCTACTGAAATATATGTTTAGTTGAAAGGTTGCCCAAACTTTCTCAGCAATCATTTTCTTTCTAAAAACTTTACAACCTTCATAAGAAAGGTTGTTAGGAAGGTTGTCTGCAGTTGTCAATATTTTGCAAAATCTCACATATGATTTCCTAACAGATAAATTCCTTTCTAGCATCCATTATTCAAAAGAACTCAAAATCCTTGAAGTGGAGTTATTGGCAAGAACTGAGATGGCTTCAATTCATGGTGCCTCTCTAGAATCACACAGCATCAAATGTTATAGTTAGCAGTTGGAAATTGTTGCAGTTGGAACAGTCCCTGTGAACATTTTGAATCAAGGTTACGGGGTGCCTTGAAGTGAAAATCTGCTTGAAAAATACTACATTACATTTATTCTAGCAAAGAAAAatgtttggattttaattatCTTCTCGAAATAATAAGATAATAATATTGTGTTTTAATCCTTAATCACTTGCTGTTCCCTACATCCAGGACCTTAGGTTATAGTTAATTTGCATACTCTTTTTACCCGGAAATCATGACTTCAAAGACCTCAAATTCAGTTTCTTCGTCTTGCAGAAAGTTCTATCAGTGTTTCAAAATATTCAACCGGtggataaacaaaaaaaagggaagtCTGCATGGGGTTGTCTCAAGCTTAAAGCCCCGAGGAGAAAGACTACTATATGAAAGATCTCACTAAAAGCCAAAGGGATACTTTTTTGATGGCTTCTCTTGTCCAGCTTCAAGGTTATCAGTGAAGAGTGCCTAATcatttccagaaaaaaaaccttgagACAAAATGTTTAGTTATGATTTTAAGCAGGAATTCTTTTCTCTGCTTTGAATTTGCACATTTTTCTGGACTTCAAAACTATAAAAGCGTAAAGTATAAGAGCCATGACCGCACAATTTGGTACACTGCTAGGTTATTTATTCAAGGGTGATACCGTGTGCTGCTTTCGAGAGATTTTGAGATGACTTTTGGTGTTGTGTTCCCTGGACATTAATCAATCCTCTAACTTTGACCCAAATATAGGaacacaaaaatatatcaaaagcTGCGCACAGCCTGctaggtgtgtgtgtggtgatTGACATAAGCCTTAAAAAGTGAATATCAGCCGGATAGTTTAGACACATTAGGGATTTTGAGGGATGTGATTGGCTGAAAAcaagcaaaagcaaaaacaaatggGATTATCATATTCCTCATTTGTTAAGCTTTCCAATGACATATAACATGAGCATACTTGATTAAATCTGACACGCATATCAACATTTTTTCTCACACTGAGTTTGCTCACTTTGAGTTTTGCCGCATCCCATGGACTGAAGGCAACTCGTAACCTAAAGCTGCTGGTCagctataatttttttttacattttatccAGAAATCAGCTAAGAAATTATTTCacttgcaaaataagctttggtAATTTGCCCTAACTTCTCTTCCCTTTTTCTACTCACTTCTTTTTTCTACTTGAACACTTCTGAAACCAGGGTAGGAAGAAATATAATTTTTGATAAGAAAATTCACTTGCAAAATCAGCATTGGTAAATAGCCTGCAAGGTAGATTCTGCTATAATATAGACAAAAATTACATGGGGCCATTAAATACCTACAACCCGTGCCAAAACCATTTGACCCATTCACCGATTAAGCTTCACCTACACAAAATCCCATGTCTGACAATCATGTGTGCCACACAATAAAtgctcccccctcccccgtgCCAATGTTGAGCGCCTATCATTAGTATGTGATAGCTGAGTTCCATGCCTTAGTCAACAACATTGGTGGTTTGGGGGGGAGTGGGGATGGATGTACTTGGCAGTGGTTAACCGTTATGCGCCAACAGGGGTCAACAGTTTTGGCGGGGATTGTAGTTCCACTTACTTTGCATAAATCACAATTTGGCTTTTTTCTACTGGTCTTGCATGGGCAATCCTTGTCACACAGTTTAcataactaaaaataaaaaacgaatagcaTCTTTATCATCTGATAAGAGCCATATATATCCACAGTGTAATCATCTTATATTTTGATAGCTTATGCTATCATAACAATCACATATTTCCTCATCCAAGCGCATCAGTATAATCACAGGCTAACCAAACTCTtagtcagtctccagtcaatcccagtaactagctTGAATATTTTCAtgattgatcacctcctgtaattgtcctataattgtctaatatcctagaataaaggtcacaataaactctcattgctttgtgatgtgtttttattcagaataagTAGTATTTCTAACGTTTGAACAGTTGAGGGATTCCGCGTTGCTACTTATTTTTAGATGCCTCTAAAAATAAGTAGAGGCATCAAGTAACGcaaggttggtaagcctgtggtatAATAGAGAGGAATGcacagaggggggggggggggggagtctACCGATCGGATGTCATTGCGTTAGATGAGATTGCCCAATGCATCAACGAATAAACAGCAAATTCTTCATGTAAATAGCTTGCTTACAACCAAAAATACGTACCTTGCAATAGCTACAGTAGTTGCAAAGTGACCCTAACTTGTATTTATTCTCGTCTTCAACCGGCGGCGGAGCCGATTCACTAGATTCCTCTGCGGCTTTGGGTTTCCCCAGCGGCTCTTCCTCTGCAACTTTTTCTTCGCCGCATGcatttaaaatgaaaacagctagaaatagcagcaaaattgaaaaaagttTCATCTTTTTCGATTTCACCACAATTCCAAGTGACCTCTAGCTATTTACTTCCTTAGAAATGGAAGTGGTCAGCGGTGAATGGTACTAGTTTTAGTCCCTACCGTCTCAAGAGACACAGGTAGCCATACCATAGTCTCGTTCCGTATTTATGACGGTAACTTAGTGTAAAGAAATACAGTATAAAAACTCATATATTTCTCACTCATTGCTAACAGAGCTTTTTTCTAGGTCTGTTAGGTAGTAGTAgaatttgatattttgatcGCGTGGGGGAGCCTATTAACAACGTGACGGgtcctttttttgtttatttacaaGACCCGATTTATTTGATTGGCTCACCGTCTTTTCAAAAACTCGCTAACCTGTGAATAAGCTCACGCATGGCACCTAGACCACAGTTGTACATCCCTAGTGATGGGTTTACTCATATTACTTATATCACAGTTGGACGCCCTTAGTGATCGGCTCACTTATAGTATCAATATATCatagttgtacactcctagtgatgggttcACTCATATTActtatatcacagttgtacgcccTTAGTGTGATTGGCTCAATCATAGTATCtatatatcacagttgtacactcctagtgatgggtaCACTTATAGTATCaatatatcacagttgtacactcctagtgatgggttcACTCATATTACTTATATCACAGTTGAACGCCTCTAGTTAGTTATCGGCTCACTACCAAAGTCGTTtgctcctagtgatggactcacttatagtacctgtatcagaGTTGTATGATCCTAGTGATGGACTCActtatagtacctatatcagagttgtacgctcctagtgatgggctcacttattatagtacctatatcagaGTTGAACGCTCCTGGTGATGGGCTCACTTattatagtacctatatcagagttgtacgctcctggtgatgggctcacttattaatagtacctatatcagaGTTGTACGCTCCTGGTGATGGACTCACTTattatagtacctatatcagagttgtacgctcctggtgatgggctcacttattatagtacctatatcagagctgtacgctcctagtacGCTTCGGACGTGTATATAGGTGGGTGTACAGGATGCGCGCGCACCTttggtggccaaaaagtgggttatttcttattaaggagtgttcaaatactatgcttttttccaTATACCTACGACTGcgtttcacccccccccccccccccccccgttaatcctgggtacgcgttACATATTGCATTTCATTATTGAATGTAACAGATAAGAACCTATGGCTGGCTCAGACTGTACGCCTTGATTGACGGGCCCGAACATTGAAGCAGGCACTATTATTGATCTTTCGTTTAGAAAAATATTCTATAAACCTCGTCCTTCACACTGTACACGAAAAGGAAAGGGAGTTTGTTAGCAGTTTTCATCTCCCAGATGTCGTCGCAGACGCGCCTGACTGGTTTGGAATATCGCGGGTGCTTCTCGATCACCGCTGAGACGCTTTTGCCAAACTCGGTCTCTTCCAACTCAAGCAACGACGACATACTCATTAGTACACTTCCGGGAAGATCGACCTATAAAAGAGCGAATAAGAGAGAATAATTAGTACGTTTTTATTGTTCGATGAGTCAACAAAATACAGGGTAGCCTGCTTGCATGGACAGACGCAGGGCAGCgggagagaagagaaaaactTTTCTCTCCTTTCTCCCCTGCCCTGTGTTCGTATTTAcgctcgcccccaggaaccacgcggcttaaaatacaagatagCGTCCGGtcatcgaacggagagggttttccgcaatAATAACACTGAGTACCGCCTACAAGCAGGCTAAATACAGGGGAATTCCGGATgactttaaagccgcattgtcaacATGCGGAGGGCCGTcgaaaacctcaaccgacaagagacaaaagaatctattaggatccgcgctatttaacaggccatccactAAATTAACAGTGACattctcaaagaaacttccaatagacacgctgcttttacaattttgaaacatttttcgcgttttctgtaAAAATTATTGTTACGCAATCGAcctgaagtaaactggtgacaatgctgctttaaaaATCTCTATGCAATCGTGTTCCCATTTGTTGTTTACATATCTCTTTTGACAATTGCGATTGGAATGGACTCTGGGAAGACCGGGAAGACCCTACACTACACTGAACCTAAATCAAACATGCGAACGGGTTTTCCGAGCATGAATCTTATAAACAACCTTTTCCAGTACCTTGGAAACCGTTACGGTACCCAAACCAAATCTACGCAGGGGTTCGGTACTGATGTACAAAAGTCCCGTCATAATTATAATTAGTTTTCATGTGCGTCACGCCTATTTCATACGCGTCATGACCACAGTGAATAATAAGAAACAAACCACAGGTTCCCCAagctaatgttgtattttaccTGTTTCATTCATAGTTACAGTCAATATATGGTgcattacaataaaaaaattgggacgaaaaatataaaattccTTAAAACTTTTCTTACATGTTTGTGGAGTTGTTATTTAAATCCCTGTGAAGTTTCTATCCATTTGGGGCAATATTGAGCGATTGAAGTTCCCCCACGGAATTTCCCAAACGCTATTATGAGGTCATTGTGAGAACGTACACGCAATGAGATGGACGCAATGTCAAATGGACTCAATGTCAAATGGacttttttcaattatttttcaCAGGTGTTGCTAAATTCACCATGGGGTGAttcaaatgaaaacattcATTAAGGATCGGAATGCGTTCATAGAAACGATACCAACTGCCGAGGAAAGAGTATACATTTATTAGAGGCAATAATGATATTTTGGCAAGGAAAAGCAtagaagattttttttacagtaaatAAAACGGCAATATTGTGACGTGCAGGTTTGGAGTGTTACATTTGTGTTTGATGAAATAATTTATTGCTCCGATATACCAAAAAGGTATTAAATATATTTCTTTTAGTTATTGGATTGGTTTTCATAATCCCATGAAACTTGTGTAAATCCAGCATacacaaaagagaacataGACATTCAAATGTATAGTGCTATAAATAAGCTTAAGTATATTCCATGGATTTATGAGTAGAACCCTGttatctttaaatatttccTAGAGAATAATGTCCCCAAAAATACAACGTGCACTTAAAATACTTCGTATATAATGGGTAAAAACACACGGCTTTGTAAGCCGTAAGTGGTTTTCCTTCTTCCGCTTTCTTGAGTTGCCAACACAGCAGACATCTGCTGAAATCTAGAGCGGTGGCAACAGGGAACGCGGATCAAAAGTAGGggagaaaaagaaatgttaGCCGCCGAGTGGGATACGACGCTTTTCATCGTTGTTTCATCATTGTTTTGTGGCATGACGATAGATTAATCCCGAAAAATGTCTGGCGAGGGTACCAGTGTAACAACCATCACAACAACGAACGTGGTCCTTGTCAGCGTTATAGCACTCCTGGCCATCGCAGGCAATGTTTCGATTGTCTTTGTGTATTTCAAAAACTACAAGCGACGCACCGTAACCAACACGATGTTCTTGAACATGTGTGTTATTGACCTCTTCTCCGCTCTGAGCGACATCGCGTTTTACATCGTCGCAGGCTTGCTGCCGTCGTTGAAGGCCAGCTACGCCTTCTGTCGTGCATCCTTGTTCTTTGACCACCTACTGAAGATCGCAACCGTGCTGTGTATGACCGGCGTGGCGGTGGAGCGGTATTTCAGCCTCGCCCGCTTAACCCACCGTCGCCTAACAAGAGTGAATGCGGGGCTTGTCATCCTCTGGGTGTGGGCGCAAGGTACGACGGCCTCCATGCCTTGGGACCTGCTAGATGACCAGCCGCGCGCCGAGGATGAAATCCTACAGATCTGCGGTAGCATACCACGAGTCTTCGCACCAGGACTGCAGAT
The sequence above is a segment of the Nematostella vectensis chromosome 2, jaNemVect1.1, whole genome shotgun sequence genome. Coding sequences within it:
- the LOC5516822 gene encoding sarcoplasmic reticulum histidine-rich calcium-binding protein, which codes for MKLFSILLLFLAVFILNACGEEKVAEEEPLGKPKAAEESSESAPPPVEDENKYKLGSLCNYCSYCKLCKLCDKDCPCKTSRKKPNCDLCKYCKYCSLCSVCDVACKPGGIVDVVSSAIYSSLPSFSKKEKEEVDKDIEKARDFIKEYL